The Miscanthus floridulus cultivar M001 chromosome 6, ASM1932011v1, whole genome shotgun sequence genomic interval CTGATAAGCCATCACTGAAAATACGGTTAGCCGATTTATTGCGACAGAAAAATACCTTGGTCGATAAATAAACTACGGCTTATAACCAAGCAAACGGGGCGTGTACACACAAGTTGCTCACAAATCATGGAATTTAcaggacgagagagagagagagagagagagagaggcgaatCCGGCTGGAATCGCGTGGGCGCCAACCCATCATAACCCACAACCACCACCAATCATTCTTTCTTGTTAAAATCAAACGACAAGAGAAATAACATACAGGTACTAATAGTAATTGATTAAAGGGGCAGGGAGGGAGACGaacgattttttttttctttctcaacAATCAACAACAGCGTGGGAATAACGGATAGGTATGAACCTCCTCTTCCTCTCGGCGTGGAcgccgccggccggccgcccGTGTGTGCGTGGACGGCGAGATCATCAGCCGCGGCAGCgcgtgatggcggagcagccgcGGGAGTAGGGGTTGGCCTGCCCGCCGGGGCGGCAGTTGTAGTAGGAGGCGCCCCGGACGGAGCAGGGCACGTTGTCCCTCCGCAGCGCGCCGTAGCTGAGGTAGCCGCCGCCCTGCAGCACCCGGCGCGCCACGGAGTCGCCGCCGGGGAAGCCGAACTCCTCGTCCTCCCCCGCGCCCACAACGCCGAGGTCCCAGCCCAGGGACGCCGCCGCCGGCACGTCGCCCGACGACGCGCGGGCCAGCGTCGCCGTCAGCGCCAGGAGCATGAGGAGCGGGAGCAGGAGCGCGCGCGTCGGCCTCGCCATCGCCGGCGGGTGAGGATGGGgaatggaggaggaggggggcagGGGAGTGGAGGGGAAAGAGGGCTGCGCTCTGCTCTGCTTTTGCGCGTGTGGGGTTTGGTGCTCTGCTCTGCTggttgctggctgctggctgctggctgctgctatgGCGAAGGGTGTTTCTCTCTCTTGGTTCCCTTCCCGTGGTTGGGTTTATAGAGGAGAGAGAAAAGGGGAGGGGTGGAATGGAATGCAAATGCGGGAATGCGCGTGACCTGCTTGCACAGCACGGCCGGTGGGCGCAGCCTGCGTGTGCCGGTTTCCGTTACAGGAGGACGCGCCAGGACCGGCAGGTTTGGTTCACGGTGCATGGTGCACCACCCAACACCGGCTCACGCATGGTGGCCATGACCGTTGCATTTGCCCTTTGATGACAGTAGCTTCATTGCGCGGCCGAGTCTCCTCTGCAGTTGCCATGGCCTTCCGTCAGCCGTCACTCTGCAATTAAAGACACTCATATACAAAATCAGAAATTAAAGACACTCTTTgcgcaaaaagaaaagaaaagaaaagaaattaaagaCACTCTTGTCCACTCCGTCGTGACCAGAAGAAGCCGAGAACCGTGCATCGTCGCCTTTTCCGTCTACGGCGTTGGAGATCTGGAAAATGGAGGCAATTAGTTCTGCGCCGTACGGTGTCTCACATTAACAACAACAACGGCTACAAGTTAGTGGTATGACATTATGGTACGAGTAATAAGTGGCGGCTAGCTAGCCGGCAAGCATGGCAGATGGCACCATGTGCCGCGTCGACGACTTGCATTCAGAGGCAAAGTCAATTCGCAAAATATACCTTCCTGACTTGCTGCTTCCTCCGGTCATGTACGCCAGCTGCCACCCTGTTCGTTTGACTGTCGCTTAGTTGTAAaggatcgtaaatttttagttgaaataatatttttctctcacacaaattagttagcagtacttctttacgaaccagcaacgatatgaaccaaccAATCGAACAGGTTGTCGACCTGCGCCTAGTACTCTGGTTGCCTTCTGAAACCTTTGTTTTCACTTGTCCTTTCACAATCTAATTCTCTCCATTGAGCGACTTCAACTATGAAAATTGAAAATTGAAAACCAAAGGTGACAATCCATTATCACTATCGGTTACTACAACCTATAGTGACAATATGGGGCCGTTCGGCTGGTTTGAAACttgcttgttcgacttctttttcaaccggaacaatgtttttctttcacaatatttcagccagaacagtgttttcagtcaatTTCAGCAAGTTTCAGACTAGCGAACGGGACCTATATAAGTAGGTGAAACGACCTTTGGAACCGGCTGAGGGTTCGGTTTTATTAATTCGATATTTAATGTATCTGGTTTTGGAGTTTGATGGCTAAGGATTTAGATGATAGCTTAGTGGTAAAAAAATAGATTATTTCTGTTGTGCTACCTCTGGTTAATAAAACAGACGTTTCAGACCTGTGGGAAGCAGTTTATTTTGATTGTTTTGCTTGTCTGAAACATCAAAATTCGCTGATTGAAGGTAGTATGCATGTAGAAGTAGAGCATCGTTATTATTTCTAGTAGAATATTATGTAGTCGTTGGTATCCATCAGGTCCGAACGGCCGGACTCGATCCTCTTGCCGAACAGACGCGTAGGAAAACCGTGGCGCGTGGGAATCAGCGTCGAGGTACATTAGTTTCCCTTTTATTTTTTCCTTATTCTtctcatttcttttctttttattttccttttttcttttcttttcttttttcttttcatgcttcatttttatttatatttcttttttgttttatgtgttttttattattcttttcattcttcatttttatgtttattttatttatttttattttcttccttttcttcttattttgtatttcttatttatttttactataattaattattttatttattttattttattttttgtatttctttattttttctttttatcttttatctttaTGTTCTCtatagatttttttatttattttttctattttaccttacttaattattttttcattttaaattttttattttctatactcCATGAGATGCTATTCACATAGTATAATAATGTCATGCTCTATGATGTTTTTTTGCGATGTTCATGTGGTATATAATGTCATGTTTTATGATGTTTTttatgttcatgtagtatacatgtgatgtcctatgattttttgtgatgttcatgtgTTATacgtgatgttctatgatatttttTATGATGTTCACGTGGTATACATTTGATGatctatgatgtattttgtgatgttcgtgTAGTATACATgggatgttcacgtagtatacaatGACGTTTCATGATGTATTATGTGTGTTCACGTATAAATGTGATGTTCTATtatgttttttgtgatgttcacatgatataaatgtgatgttctatgattttTTTATTCTATTTCAATTCTTTTATTTCCACGTTtacttttttatttttcctatattttattgTATATGGcatacatatgatgttcatgtagtataaaCATGACGTCCTACGATGTATTTTTAGGATGTTAATATAGTATAAATGAGATATTATATGATTATCTTTGAGTATTCACACAGTACCCGAGACATATTCTATAATGTATTTTCATGTTGTTCAAATAGTATCTATGTGATGTTATTTTAAATTTCTCTCTTTTACAtggttttttatttttgttttcctttATGTTTTGTTCtatcttttattattttttatatttgtGTAATGTTATTTATTATATAATTctatatatttcatatttttttgttgttctttttttatttttacgGATATTATAGTATCAATCACTTAAATCTATAACTTTTTTTAGATCTGGAATACTATTTTTCTAAATCAAGATTTTTTTTGTGAAGGCGCAACATTGTCTTTTGAATCTAGAACATCACTTTTGTTCAACAATAAAAGAAAATGTTCTATCTTTATGAAATTAATGTTCGTTAATAAAACTTTATCTAAATATATTTATGTGGGGTCTTGTTTTAAAGCATTTATTATCCGAAACACAATGGTACAATCGGAATTTAATTTGGATACTAGGTTTAGTAGTTATAACTTTTTTAGTTTGTATCGCACGTAAATCAATGAGATTAAAAAATAATCTATACTTTACTCAGTCTCCACTCCATTCCCACAAATCACTTAGATTCCCAAGCTTTTTGCAGCCTTGGCCGACGTGGGGCGAACGAGCGTGGGTTGGAAGCTGCAAGCGCGGGAAAAAATAATCAGCGTGAGGATGCTGCACGGACTGTGGCAAAACCACTCAAATTATATGGCTCACGTGTATCTATCATTATTCTAAATACCTCGGACTACTGCACACGAGAGCCAGATAATtcggtagtctgtcgggtgtcctcggagaaacccgaatcatccatattttacaactcatacaggatcgatgtagagttaccacaacattacaatatTTGGTAAAAATATCTTATATCAGAGTGCGGAAGACTTATAACAATAGTTACATAATATGTTCAAGTTATAACTTAACTTGAGTTCAAATGGTGAGTAGAACTGCGGAAGCAACTTAGGTAAAACATCCATGGTAGGGGAGACAACCAGATCATAtcgagcccaccgacatgacctCGATCAGTAGCTCAAGTCAGATCCTACAACGGGGTTAACAAATCCttagtacttgagggtactcacactactagaaatatccacttctatgatgaatagaTTTCATCACTAAAAGAGctaaattcatcataatttcagttttataacaaatttattatgaaaaccggttcgtcatagaagtcgcaTCACTCTTGCATATCTATGACGAATCTGACAAAATCATCATAGAATTGATAGATCTATGACGAAAAACAGATcgtcatagaactattttggcatgcgtggcagggggctGCCACGCTGGTGGGCGCTTTTGTTGGAGATACTTTCCACGTGTAGATGCTATAGCccatgtgtacatgctatagccggttgcattagaCAAGGCTCAGTTACTtatcaccttcttattgcacaacgtggccatctctggttcttacaCGTTTCAGATTTTAATTGGACCACATGTCGTTTCTCTATTGTTCCACATGTTAATTTTCTACTAGCACACATGTCGTGTTTCCATTagatcacgtgtcacttcttcattggaccacgtgtcgtatttttattggtccatgcGTTCGTTTCTTATTTGACCACGCGCCACTATGCTGTCTAtccatgtgtcgtatttttatatGTCCACGTGGCTTGATGATTTCCTTCCGCATGTTggatttttaatagcccacgtgTTGTGCCCTGGTTCGTCCATGTGTCACATTTTTATTTGATTATGTGGCCTGTCCTAGTTCTACCAcgtggagtacaatcaattcatcatagaagtaattCAAAATCATCACTACTACACAGACTGACTACATAACTATTTAGCCTAGCAATTAAATAACAACAATTTACATTTCACACATCAGCAGCGAACCACTGATAGTGTATCATCACATGAAACAGGCATACGAGTCCACACATCAAGCCAGTacatgagtccacacatcaaaccacaaatgttcactatATCAAGCCACAGGAGTTAAAGACTGAGAGTTACTAGAAGAGTTGAAGAGCATGCATAGCTCACGGAGATTGTTGTACTCCTCTTGTTACCGTTTCTTGTATTCCTCAAGCTCTCTTTCAGTCTTTTCtatcttcctcttcagttcattCACTTGATCGAAAAGGACAGCGGAATTTTCCTGTTCAGCTGCAAGCTATTCCTGAAGCGTTCTCTCCGCCGATGTCTCTGTTCTAGTGGAGCTTGTCTAGATACCAACATTCTTCAAAAAAGGTTGTTGCTGCTTCTCTAGGAGGGGGCCTTGCCCTGGTCAACACAGAGGACCTTGcaaacaacatcagcactagAAATTGGTTGCGgcccatcagcaacaggttctacTTGCATAGTTTCCATAGTTTTCTACGAAATTCAATTAGTAAAatattaggttacagatagtgtaagagggcttcaattgaaaacccaagagattgattcataacaagtaatgcataggtctttctCAGCCTACTGCTAATAGAGATTTTAGTAGATTTCCATAACAGTAGGCTCCTGCtatgtttccttcttttatggcaatgacTTTAGTAGATTTTAAGGTAAGCAaaagaaggtacttacaactaCTGCTCTTGTAGCATCGCTCAGGCCATTTTTtctactggtatggaagtccaTAAAGACTTCCACAACATTAACATCTTCGTCAGGTGGACCATTTTCTTCTTCAAGTCCTTGATGTTGTTCTACTGCATTCCTCatttcctcttgttctccttctattcatattgcacatgagttttggtttatatttatataaaggcaagagtaacaataaaatacAACCATCACTTGCAAAATTTTGCATctggacaacataggagcgagatcctatagccttgtggtacttcacttttgcacggtttCGCTTGTTCTTCTCaaatgtttcctatagcttcatttgtgttagactagcacaagtagaccatagcaagactagacatgaaatcgatgggttcacacaccttgttcttagcactagaccaaatcttgacaagttcacaccacttTGCATCATTCATGGATGAGATAGGAGACGTCATATGGATCTGATTAGCAGGGATGCCATTGAAGTATGTTCTCTTCAACCTATAGCGTTCCTGCCATACCATAGACTACATTACATTCTAGCAAGCTTTTTTTGTTGGTGAGTGAGCACCGTTAACACACAACCTTCCCTGCAcatagtagtgtgaatgaaaagtaaatatgttaaagttgctcaaagcagagttgaatgtcaagaggggatacccatacatacatttAGCCTTTCCACAAATCTTATGCAATAGACAACGCTAGGCTTCTCCCCCTTGTATTCTTTCCAATGCATCAAAATTGGTACTTCAttcctgactactacacctgcctctaaggcaaacttggcagcttgcactagatcatgtggccttctgttccccttgACAATAGAGATGCACATCCTCGCTCCTCctagtgatttgctcattttgtcaagcataatTCCATAAGTTTGAGGCCTCGACTTCCTCACTCTTCCTGGTAATGGCACTACATGGTTTTCATACATTCAAATTGTTAGAAAagttacatggatatcaaatagctggTACAAATTAATTGATAGACAtctataaggtaataccaacctaggcaactttcatCATTCTATGGGTGGGGGCAGACGGGAGTTTGCTGAGAGGGCTCCTCTTCAGCAGGGCTATCATCATCTAGCCATGAGGAGTCTCTCTTAGGACTAGGTAGGGTGCCATCCTGACCAATGTCTCCAGTCAATTGATGAACTTGGAATTAATCCCCGGGTCTAGGTGTTGGtcgtgatggagaattatgttcacctattACTGCTACCTCCACTCTTTTGCCAGTGGAAGACCTCCAAGTACAAAATCCATAAGCAGACTCTTCTCatggtgttgacctcacttgcttgGAGAGCCTTCGCCCAAGACTCATGGCAGCACTGCTTTTTGTCCTGctggcagagcctcctctatggcttcttcgacctagacactaaaattggagatacaaacttaagcagcaagcatgtacaaattccaTTCATATCCAAATAGTAAAGCATTGGATGGCTACCTACCCCCCTGCCCCCTCCCCCTccgaactaaatacaagatagaacacaCACCTCATCAATTGATAGGAgcactggctcatcttctaaatctgaatcatcaaatccctcaactatcTTCCCTAGTTCAGAGATATATTCTAAATCTTTACTGTGTCTACCCTTTGTTATTGattttttgcctttggagacacatgttttgggcccacatgtcgtattccaagttcttccatctttctatgatTCCTTGTGATTTGTGCATCCTATACTCATTCATAAGCAGTTAGTGgttgttcatctagattacaaatgcatttattaactaaagcttctatggaatgtcaacacaatagagcaagagtatgcaaaaagcgcctaactagtaactacaacttatatggaagtcattaatccaatagaCCATATGTCAGCtatactcaactataggaaatatgtaaccccatggCTATGTACATATCCTTAGTTCAGCCACTatagtagagcacacatcataaaatgaATTTGGGTACCTATTCCTCCTTGTTCCCTGGATTTGCTTTGTCGTCAGCACCACCGTCCTATCATCGCGGTCGTGGAGCTAGTGCGGCTGGCGTTGACGAAGGGGTACCAAATCTGGCTCCAGCTAGGGATCAGATCTGGTCGGTCATGACAAGTGCCGAGGTATGTAGGGGATGCAGATCTAGCTTGTACCATCATCAACGCGGTCCTTCCGTCGTTAGCTGATCGACCTGTTGTCGACGAATCGAAGGGGATCCGGCTTCGGCTAGGGTTCAAAAATGTATGAGATAGGGTGCGGCTAGAGAGTGTAGAGGGAGTCAAGTTGCTGTTCTGATGGTACCTAGGGTCTGGAGCAGGGTGGCAAAGGGGGGTGactagagaatggagatggaggaggagaCGACGACTCTTTGTGCTTTTATATGGCtatcacattaccacaaatgcccttgtctaaaatcgatggcatggtaaacctattttccacatggagggcaaaagagagacatctaatttttagTGCATGTTGGCGGGACTGCTCGGCGCGATGCGAAATCAAAATTTTGGGAGGGCAGACCGCCCCGTCTATTCAGCAGAGACCAGAATTTCAGGCAGccttagttgttgccttttttggttttttcataatataaataaacataaaactaaaagaggatgctaataaacaattaaaagatccatgaatttgacacctaaagattaccaaaaaagaaaaaataaacctgCTCGCTGTAGCTTATTGCGCTGCAACTAGTGATTTTTTATGTGTGACTGCATCTGCGGttgtttgaactaaggcctataattgGGAAGCAAGGGGAAGGTGCACCCAGGTATGGAAAACCCTCCATAAAAACTAAATGGGTAATTCAAATGATATCCCATGGATTTCCCACCCTGGAAAAAGAAGTCATggattataagttgctttgagtttctagagaagagaaaaaaattaaaGCATCCTCCTCCTGGCAAGTGCTCTTCTGATTCCCCGACTCGCCAGTACTCCagatcatcctcctcctcgctagAGTCATAGTCTGCACTGTACTGTCCATCACTCAAGTATGTCCCCATTGTTCATGAGCCTCGAGCCAGTTGTCAATGCCGTCTTAGCAAAGGTGAACGTGGACGACAACATCCGGCACGCCCACCTCGACCCTTGATCTGTGGGACATATCAGTAATATAAGTCATTACTAGGCTTGGTCTGTGGGACGACCATATGTGAAGTCTTATTTGCATTCTTGTCTGTGTTaagttttgttgaactttgtattaggtcagTTAAACTTTGTTGAGCGttgtgtagctcaggtcctttgaTCATTTGGTATCTGGTTATACTAATGGTGTTTGCGCTTTTTGATCAAAGGATGtgggtgtatagatgttgaaattttctagaCCCTAAGATAGTCCAACCCTACAAAATATAGACAATCTGGATCACTACAAAATACAAGGGCCATCCATGTAGTCCATAGAACCCGACTACCAGGGGCTAACATCTAGTTCTAATCTATAGAACCCAGCAATTAGTTGAGGATATAAACAAGTATGGACTAATAACATAACTAATTGGTAGATTCTTAGTTGGctattttttagccatggctaactagtcgtagtccatccaaatagggcctaagacaGTCTGATACTAAAGAAATCTTGACAGGCCAGAtcatagttttgatgaaacaacaaaatacagatcatATCAACTCTTGCACTGTATATATGGGGTCGTGGGCACGTAGCAGCGCGCACATGGGTTGTGGGGTGGTCCATGACCCGCGAACTATATATCGATAGAGATAAGGGGCTAGAGGAAGGCTCTCTAGAGCTCCTTCTTTAGTTCCATCCCAAAGATTTTGCCCTCTTCCCTACTGCTAGGCATCTTTGTTCTTCATTTTTTCTacatattgttttcttttttacacATATCATGGATAACTATGATCATTCTTGGGATATGTCTATGTATCGCTATGTCTTCCGTGAGCTTCGTGTTTGCCATGGCCTACAAACAAGGGTTGTAGTGCTTGCAGTGCATTCTAACTTTTACAGTAGGtggtacattgcttctgtaattgTTCATCAAGTTCTTTGCCATCAAAACTACCGTCTTGATGAGGATCATCTAGGACCCTATGTGTTTGTTGTGATTCGTTGAAATGCAGACCTCTAGACTTTGCTTTCATACCACTATGAGTTCCATGGTGTAGAAGTATTTTCTCATCATATCCGTTATCTTACAATCCATCCGAATGATCCAGagattggtggagttcgtgaagTTCCTCTCAATTGAGCAGTAGCAACATGGTCAGATGATGCTAACATTTAGTATCTCATAACACTGATGTTctgatttgtgttttcaatgttcactggagacaattgtgatgttctttagtttatcttgttgtaataatatccatgtaaatggacttttgttgaactttgtattaggtgggttaaactttgttgaccaaatatatatagacaagTACAGTATTGACAAAATGACgcttacctatttcttgtaaatcgTATGCACGCCTCATAGTCCGAGTCATGTAAATTTGACCAGCCCGGACATTTTACTCTGCTAATGAGCTATGACTAGAACTTTTGCCAGATCAGCTGTGCTATAAAGAATAGCTGCACCAGCTgtggctgcatgcatgaagtactagtaaGGTAGTTGGATTTGAAGCAACATCTTCAGCCACAGCCGAGCCAGTGCAGACTATGaggacctatgaaaccatgtagccatctctagctagctgctgctctacaaaaccaagcaagagaaattgcttacggAAGCAAGAGCAACTcgtcttcactcttcagtctaCCCCTTGATTGCTATGAATGCTTGGAGAGAAATAACTATAGAGGCTTTCCTCACGCATTCAATTCACTCATCGCAACTGcacaagggttgctttgtgccttgaTTTATTGAACCAAACAtgtatcagtagtactagtagtcatgagtggctttgatcttgtaagaaccaaacacgtatcagtagtctttgataaaatttgttgaacttgcaagaaccatgcatcatgGAGTTCATCTCAACAAGTATAGCCTTAGATCTAACGCATAACGGATGAGACATAGCTGTTGAATTTTACTATGAACACAAGAAAGTCTGACCACTGTATATTTGATCTCGTTGGACACAGTATAAAGGGTCATTAGTTTTGAATGTCGTAGCAACTAGTCTACCCCTCGATTGTTGTGACTGCTTGCATTAGAGTAAAAACAGTATAGAAAAGACCCATCATaaccgcaccaggcattcaagtctcaagcatgtcatggtggtcaaaagctccttttctcgattctttcttgtgtccagctttcatgccgcattcacttcactctcatcaaccatgcaaggtctatatgaaaggagcatCCCCCCTTCCCTCATCTGATAGCATTGCATCAATCTGCTTGCTCCCCCCTTCCCTCACCCAATTACATTTTCCCAATCGTGTTCCCTAGTGGTTTTAGGATCTGGATAAAGGTAATGTGCTTCATATCAAACCgtactatttgtatgaacttattattgtgTCTACTAACCTCAATGCTTCCCCCTTTCCTCGATTGTCATTTGTTCTAACCAAAATCTTTGGGTTGTTTGTGTGGTGGTTGGACAACAATGCATTACCAGAGTTGTTGAAGACCATGATTCTGGAGAAATCTTTATGTTTTGCAGCACTATTGCGGATGCCCATTGGCTCTCTGCCTACAGtgttgttgacacaaaaatgtggtgatATGATCAACACATAGCAAGTTGGAAGATCTGAGTGGAATAAAACCAGaaatctgcttggcttcaacacagaactagccgattctgaaaacccaacgatgttcctgtcaatttgacctgcaattgacaaggagagaaccttatcagtaatttaaggtggaacatatcggtgttgcaccaaacagttccaaatgtatggctagatagccgatttcatgtggctatcgactaaatagtcgatatccagcgtatccatgaaatgaagatatttgaatcaaggattatcggctaatattaaaagATAATGATATAAATCAAATtaaccgatgctcatggaacatcagaaggcatcatcggctaaatggaacatgattgatataaagcgtcgagccgataa includes:
- the LOC136458263 gene encoding protein RALF-like 33, encoding MARPTRALLLPLLMLLALTATLARASSGDVPAAASLGWDLGVVGAGEDEEFGFPGGDSVARRVLQGGGYLSYGALRRDNVPCSVRGASYYNCRPGGQANPYSRGCSAITRCRG